One stretch of Thermococcus sp. M36 DNA includes these proteins:
- a CDS encoding translation initiation factor IF-2 subunit alpha: MPRKAREYPEEGEFVVATVKSIHPYGAFLKLDEYPGKEGFMHISEVASTWVKNIRDYVKEGQKIVAKVIRVDPSKGHIDLSLKRVNQQQRKAKLQEYKRAQKAENLLKMAAEKIGKDFETAWKEVWVPLEEEYGEVYAAFEDAAQNGMEVLEDLISKEWIEALKPIIEAYVEIPTVTIDAEFEITVPKPNGIEIIKEALIRARDRVNEEKDIDVKFTYQGAPRYRIDITAPDYYKAEEVLEDIAEEILRVIKEAGGEATLIRKEKRIKKVKKRGK, translated from the coding sequence ATGCCGAGGAAAGCCAGAGAGTACCCCGAAGAGGGAGAGTTTGTCGTCGCTACCGTCAAGAGCATTCACCCTTACGGTGCGTTCCTCAAGCTTGACGAGTACCCCGGAAAGGAGGGCTTCATGCACATAAGCGAGGTAGCTTCGACCTGGGTCAAAAACATCAGGGATTACGTCAAAGAGGGCCAGAAAATAGTGGCAAAGGTCATCCGCGTTGATCCGAGCAAGGGACATATAGACCTGAGCCTCAAAAGGGTGAACCAGCAGCAGAGGAAGGCAAAACTGCAGGAGTACAAGAGGGCCCAGAAGGCAGAGAACCTGCTCAAGATGGCGGCAGAGAAGATAGGAAAGGACTTCGAAACCGCCTGGAAGGAGGTATGGGTTCCCCTTGAGGAAGAGTACGGAGAGGTGTATGCCGCCTTCGAGGACGCGGCCCAAAACGGAATGGAGGTTCTCGAAGACCTCATAAGCAAGGAGTGGATTGAGGCTCTCAAGCCAATCATAGAGGCCTACGTCGAAATACCCACCGTTACCATCGATGCAGAGTTCGAGATAACCGTTCCAAAGCCGAACGGTATCGAGATAATCAAGGAGGCCCTTATACGCGCGAGGGACAGGGTAAACGAGGAGAAAGACATAGATGTCAAGTTCACGTACCAGGGAGCGCCGAGGTACAGGATAGACATCACCGCCCCGGACTACTACAAGGCTGAGGAGGTCCTTGAAGACATCGCCGAGGAGATCCTCAGGGTCATCAAGGAAGCGGGTGGAGAGGCGACCCTCATAAGGAAGGAGAAGCGCATAAAGAAGGTCAAGAAGAGGGGTAAGTGA
- a CDS encoding pyridoxal phosphate-dependent aminotransferase, producing MIRASERAMGIEYAIRDVVLPARELERKGIKVIRLNIGDPGKFDFQPPEHMRDAYCRAIQEGHNYYGPSEGIPELREAIVQRERKKNGVEITADDVRVTAAVTEALQLIFGALLNPGDNILVPSPSYPPYTGLVKFYAAEPREYLTVEENGWQPDIDDIRKKIDENTKAIAVINPNNPTGALYEKKTIKELLDLAGEYGLPVISDEIYDLMTYEGNHVSPGSLTKDVPVIVMNGLSKVYFATGWRLGYFYYVDPEDKLAEVREAIDKMARIRLCPNTPAQFAAVAGLTGPMDYLEEYMAKLRERRDYIYKRLTEIPGISTQKPQGAFYIFPRIEERSRWKSDKEFVLDVLREAHVLFVHGSGFGKEGEWHFRAVFLPPVEVLEEAMDNFEAFMRKRLAG from the coding sequence ATGATCCGTGCATCTGAACGGGCAATGGGGATTGAATACGCGATAAGGGACGTTGTTCTCCCCGCTAGGGAGCTTGAGCGGAAGGGAATAAAGGTCATAAGGCTCAATATAGGAGACCCTGGCAAGTTTGATTTTCAGCCGCCGGAGCATATGAGGGACGCCTACTGCAGGGCGATCCAGGAGGGTCACAACTACTACGGCCCTAGCGAGGGCATTCCTGAGCTTAGGGAGGCGATAGTCCAGCGCGAGAGGAAAAAGAACGGCGTTGAGATAACCGCTGACGACGTCCGCGTTACCGCTGCCGTTACCGAGGCACTCCAGCTCATATTCGGTGCCCTGCTCAACCCGGGCGACAACATACTCGTCCCAAGCCCGAGCTATCCACCTTACACAGGGCTCGTTAAGTTCTACGCCGCCGAACCAAGGGAGTACCTGACCGTTGAAGAGAACGGCTGGCAGCCTGACATAGACGACATAAGAAAAAAGATCGACGAGAATACCAAGGCCATAGCCGTCATAAACCCGAACAATCCGACCGGTGCGCTTTACGAGAAAAAGACCATCAAGGAGCTCCTCGACCTTGCGGGGGAGTATGGTCTGCCCGTTATAAGCGATGAGATATACGACCTCATGACCTACGAAGGAAACCACGTTTCGCCGGGTTCGCTCACGAAGGACGTGCCGGTAATAGTCATGAACGGCCTCTCAAAGGTTTACTTTGCCACCGGGTGGAGGCTTGGCTACTTCTACTACGTTGATCCAGAGGACAAGCTCGCCGAGGTCAGAGAGGCCATAGACAAGATGGCTAGGATAAGGCTCTGTCCGAATACCCCCGCCCAGTTCGCGGCGGTGGCGGGTCTGACCGGCCCAATGGACTACCTGGAGGAATACATGGCCAAGCTCAGGGAGAGGAGGGACTATATATACAAGCGCCTCACCGAGATTCCCGGAATAAGCACCCAGAAACCGCAGGGAGCTTTCTATATCTTCCCGCGCATTGAGGAGCGCTCCAGGTGGAAGAGCGATAAGGAGTTCGTCCTCGATGTGCTCAGAGAGGCCCATGTACTCTTCGTCCACGGTTCGGGCTTTGGAAAAGAGGGTGAGTGGCACTTCAGGGCCGTTTTCTTGCCGCCTGTGGAGGTTCTTGAGGAGGCCATGGACAACTTCGAGGCCTTCATGAGGAAGAGGCTCGCGGGATGA
- a CDS encoding lysine exporter LysO family protein → MRFLAYVLVSLIAGIAVGHFYSPDFGNLYEIMLYLLILIIGIDLGQSFRLKEIKKLGKMAVKLPLGTLAGSLLGGLATSLLLGIEPRWGLAVSAGCGWYSLTGPLIGQYSVVYGTLGFLANLTREIFTVLLYPLAIKKIPKELAVSIGGATTMDTTLPIMTKFGGSEVALIAFAHGFVLTALVPFVVPFILQL, encoded by the coding sequence ATGAGGTTCCTGGCGTACGTTCTGGTTTCCCTTATAGCGGGAATTGCCGTCGGGCACTTCTACTCCCCAGACTTCGGCAACCTGTATGAAATTATGCTCTATCTGTTGATACTCATTATTGGCATTGACCTCGGCCAGAGTTTCCGGCTGAAGGAGATCAAAAAGCTTGGAAAGATGGCTGTGAAGCTGCCCCTCGGAACCCTTGCCGGTTCCCTCCTGGGTGGTCTGGCCACTTCGCTCCTCCTGGGCATCGAGCCCAGATGGGGGCTGGCCGTCTCGGCCGGCTGCGGCTGGTACTCCTTGACTGGCCCGCTGATTGGGCAGTATTCAGTGGTTTACGGGACACTGGGCTTCCTCGCAAACCTCACCCGGGAGATATTCACCGTCCTGCTCTACCCCCTGGCCATAAAGAAGATTCCCAAGGAGCTAGCCGTCTCGATAGGAGGGGCGACGACGATGGACACGACGCTGCCGATAATGACAAAGTTCGGGGGAAGCGAGGTTGCCCTGATAGCCTTCGCCCACGGCTTCGTCCTCACCGCCCTCGTCCCATTTGTAGTGCCCTTCATCCTTCAGCTCTAA
- a CDS encoding 7-carboxy-7-deazaguanine synthase QueE, with the protein MKLVMAEVFNSWQGEGGSVEGSAFGRRQIFVRFAGCDLNCLWCDSREYIDASRVSRWRYEIEPFTGRFEYKPNPAELDEVVDAILRLDTGDIHSISYTGGEPTLQVEPLKTLMGRMKELGFDNFLETHGGLPGLVKEIAYLVDYASVDIKDETAWAAEDWKNLVLREVESIRILKEAGAKTYAKLVVTRETKLENVRWYAELLKGLAPLVIQPMEPIDISQARLMEFYREAARIMGGKNVGLSFQVHKYLNVL; encoded by the coding sequence ATGAAGCTCGTAATGGCCGAGGTCTTCAACAGCTGGCAGGGGGAGGGCGGCAGCGTTGAGGGCTCTGCCTTTGGAAGGAGACAGATTTTTGTCCGATTCGCTGGTTGCGACCTTAACTGCCTCTGGTGCGACTCCCGAGAGTATATAGACGCCTCCCGCGTTTCACGCTGGCGGTACGAGATCGAGCCTTTCACAGGAAGGTTCGAATACAAACCAAACCCAGCGGAGCTCGATGAGGTTGTTGACGCCATCCTGCGCCTCGACACCGGTGATATACACTCGATAAGCTACACAGGCGGCGAGCCGACGCTCCAGGTAGAACCCCTCAAAACCCTCATGGGGCGCATGAAGGAGCTCGGCTTCGATAACTTCCTTGAAACCCACGGCGGTCTCCCAGGGCTGGTTAAGGAGATAGCCTATCTTGTGGACTACGCGAGCGTTGACATAAAGGACGAAACGGCCTGGGCGGCGGAAGACTGGAAAAACCTGGTTCTCCGCGAGGTCGAGAGCATCAGGATCCTGAAGGAAGCAGGGGCGAAGACCTACGCCAAGCTCGTGGTCACCAGGGAAACAAAGCTCGAAAACGTCCGCTGGTATGCGGAGCTTTTGAAAGGTTTGGCCCCCCTCGTCATCCAGCCTATGGAACCAATAGATATTTCCCAAGCTAGGCTCATGGAGTTCTACCGTGAAGCGGCAAGGATTATGGGGGGGAAGAACGTCGGCCTGAGCTTCCAGGTGCACAAGTACCTCAACGTGCTTTGA
- a CDS encoding energy-coupling factor ABC transporter ATP-binding protein, giving the protein MIELKDVHFSYSGREVLRGVSLRIGKGELFGLLGPNGAGKSTLLLHLNGILKPVKGEVLVGGLNPSKNPREVRRKVGIVFQDPNDQLFSPTVLEDVAFGPYNLGLRGKELRERALQALKAVGMEDYADRETKDLSFGEKKRIAIATVLAMEPEVVVFDEPFANLDFRGKNMLRKIILRLRDEGKTVILASHEAEYLGMCDRIALMDGGRVIRVGTPEEILGTPELLREHNLDVPPLVELFLSLGLPVPRSVEEGRKLLEEWRRG; this is encoded by the coding sequence ATGATCGAGCTCAAGGACGTCCACTTTTCGTATTCCGGAAGGGAGGTTCTCAGGGGAGTAAGCCTCAGGATAGGGAAGGGAGAGCTCTTCGGGCTTCTCGGCCCCAACGGGGCCGGAAAGAGCACACTCCTGCTCCACCTCAACGGGATCCTGAAGCCTGTGAAGGGGGAGGTACTCGTCGGCGGACTAAACCCATCAAAGAACCCCAGGGAGGTCAGGCGGAAGGTGGGGATAGTCTTTCAAGACCCCAACGACCAGCTGTTTTCACCGACGGTTCTGGAGGACGTTGCCTTCGGCCCCTACAACCTCGGCCTCCGCGGGAAGGAGCTCAGGGAGAGGGCCCTTCAGGCGTTAAAGGCGGTCGGGATGGAGGACTACGCCGACAGGGAGACGAAGGATCTGAGCTTCGGCGAGAAGAAGAGGATAGCAATAGCAACGGTTCTGGCAATGGAGCCCGAGGTTGTGGTGTTCGACGAGCCCTTCGCCAACTTGGACTTCAGGGGTAAGAACATGCTCAGGAAAATCATACTCAGGCTCAGGGACGAGGGAAAAACAGTAATTCTGGCGAGCCACGAGGCGGAATACCTTGGAATGTGCGACAGGATAGCCCTCATGGACGGCGGCAGGGTCATAAGGGTAGGAACCCCCGAGGAGATACTGGGAACCCCCGAACTTTTGAGGGAGCACAACCTCGACGTGCCCCCGCTGGTGGAGTTGTTCCTTAGCCTCGGCCTGCCGGTTCCGAGGAGTGTGGAGGAAGGGAGAAAACTGCTGGAAGAGTGGAGAAGGGGCTAA
- a CDS encoding RNA-protein complex protein Nop10 — protein MHFRIKRCPSCGRYTLKEVCPVCGEKTKVAHPPRFSPEDPYGEYRRRLKREQLGIARRE, from the coding sequence ATGCACTTCAGGATAAAGAGATGTCCCAGCTGCGGGCGCTACACCCTCAAGGAGGTCTGCCCGGTCTGCGGTGAAAAGACCAAGGTGGCCCACCCGCCTCGCTTTTCGCCGGAGGATCCCTACGGCGAGTACAGGCGCAGGCTGAAGCGCGAGCAGCTGGGCATAGCCAGGAGGGAGTGA
- a CDS encoding energy-coupling factor ABC transporter permease, giving the protein MHIPDGLLSMPVIVITYAVTIAGIAYALRKLRDFPEERLPLLGLFAAGIFAAQMVNFPIIGGVSGHLLGATLVAILLGPYAAVIVMTAVLLIQTLLFGDGGITAIGANILNMGLIGAFIGYGVYSKLKNTNETLAIAFASWLSVVLGAGMTAVEIGLSKSLPFMKVLSLMLGYHAIIGIGEAILTVVIVHAVRAKLPSVEGVPA; this is encoded by the coding sequence TTGCACATCCCGGACGGACTGCTGAGCATGCCGGTGATAGTAATAACGTACGCGGTAACGATAGCAGGAATAGCATACGCCCTCAGGAAGCTAAGGGACTTCCCGGAGGAAAGGCTGCCCCTGCTGGGCCTGTTCGCGGCAGGGATCTTCGCGGCCCAGATGGTGAACTTCCCGATAATAGGGGGCGTCAGCGGACACCTCCTTGGGGCAACGCTCGTGGCGATACTTCTCGGGCCCTACGCAGCGGTAATAGTTATGACCGCGGTTCTGCTCATTCAGACGCTCCTCTTCGGAGACGGTGGAATCACCGCGATTGGTGCCAACATACTCAACATGGGGCTCATAGGAGCATTTATAGGCTATGGGGTTTACTCAAAGCTCAAGAACACCAACGAGACCCTGGCCATTGCGTTCGCCTCATGGCTATCCGTCGTCCTTGGAGCGGGCATGACCGCAGTGGAGATCGGCCTCAGCAAGAGCCTCCCGTTCATGAAAGTGCTCTCCCTTATGCTCGGCTACCACGCCATCATAGGCATCGGTGAGGCAATCCTGACGGTCGTGATAGTCCACGCCGTGAGGGCGAAGCTTCCATCAGTTGAGGGGGTGCCGGCATGA
- a CDS encoding 30S ribosomal protein S27e — translation MALPKNLIPMPRSRFLRVKCIDCGNEQIVFSNPATKVRCLVCGATLVEPTGGKGILKAKVLEVLE, via the coding sequence ATGGCGCTCCCGAAGAACCTCATCCCGATGCCGAGGAGCAGGTTCCTCCGCGTCAAGTGCATCGACTGCGGCAACGAGCAGATCGTCTTCAGCAACCCGGCAACTAAGGTCCGCTGCCTCGTCTGCGGCGCGACCCTCGTCGAGCCGACCGGCGGAAAGGGGATCCTTAAGGCTAAGGTTCTTGAGGTTCTTGAGTGA
- a CDS encoding MoaD/ThiS family protein → MIKIKVLGRGIEREVEWRKGMKVADVLREVGFNTESAIAKLNGRIALEDENVKDGDYVEVIPVVSGG, encoded by the coding sequence GTGATAAAGATCAAGGTTCTTGGACGAGGAATAGAGCGAGAGGTGGAGTGGAGGAAGGGCATGAAAGTAGCGGACGTCCTCAGGGAGGTAGGCTTCAACACCGAGAGTGCAATAGCAAAGCTCAATGGCAGGATTGCCTTAGAGGACGAAAACGTGAAGGACGGAGACTACGTTGAGGTCATCCCTGTCGTTTCTGGAGGGTGA
- a CDS encoding CbiQ family ECF transporter T component, giving the protein MYLPFIFVYSLGVVTRKSLSELAYFALLFAAVTVMMRPPRATLKKLGFLLGFEGLLFVLALFNPGRPLMETPLGSVTYEGLHSFFLLIGKAFLSAGTAVVITSSVGFSRIIAEMEALGLPRILTVTLAFTYRYLDLFAEEAVRMKRALDSRAFGVGRREYYRWLGSMIGEIFVRSYQRNERVYRAMLSRGFGEFPKLEEPRTTPHTAMLIVLALGGLLI; this is encoded by the coding sequence GTGTACCTTCCCTTCATTTTTGTTTATTCACTCGGGGTCGTGACGAGGAAGAGCCTCTCAGAGCTGGCGTACTTTGCGCTCCTGTTCGCCGCCGTCACCGTGATGATGCGCCCGCCTAGAGCTACCCTGAAAAAACTCGGCTTTTTGCTCGGTTTTGAGGGACTCCTGTTCGTGCTGGCCCTCTTCAATCCGGGCAGGCCGCTCATGGAGACACCCCTCGGGTCGGTGACCTACGAAGGTCTTCACTCGTTCTTCTTGCTAATAGGAAAGGCCTTCCTTTCCGCCGGAACCGCGGTAGTAATAACGAGCTCCGTCGGTTTCTCGCGGATCATCGCCGAGATGGAGGCCCTCGGACTGCCGAGGATACTGACGGTTACCCTCGCATTCACCTACCGCTATCTCGACCTCTTCGCGGAAGAGGCTGTGAGGATGAAAAGGGCGCTGGACTCAAGGGCATTTGGGGTGGGAAGGAGGGAGTACTACCGGTGGCTCGGATCCATGATTGGAGAGATATTCGTAAGGTCGTACCAGAGGAACGAGAGGGTGTACCGGGCCATGCTTTCCAGGGGCTTCGGAGAGTTTCCGAAACTTGAGGAGCCGAGGACAACCCCGCACACAGCAATGCTCATCGTCCTGGCCTTGGGGGGACTGCTGATATGA
- a CDS encoding proteasome assembly chaperone family protein, which yields MKETTIYVLERPQLRDPVFIEGLPGIGLVGKLAAEHLIQELNAVKFAELYSPHFMHQVLIKKGSIVELMKNEFYYWRNPDKDGRDIIIITGDQQVPPTDSPGHYEVVGKMLDFVSEFGVREIITMGGYQVPELQGEPRVLAAVTHEELVKHYQEKLEGCQVEIIWREDEGGAIVGAAGLLLGMGKLRSMYGISLLGESLGYIVDAKAAKSVLLAVTRVLGIELDMTALEERARETEEILRKVQEMQRAMLEQQMPPTPEEEDRGYL from the coding sequence ATGAAGGAGACAACCATTTACGTGCTGGAGAGGCCCCAGCTCAGGGACCCGGTCTTCATCGAGGGTCTCCCTGGAATAGGCCTCGTCGGAAAGCTCGCCGCCGAGCACCTTATCCAGGAGCTCAACGCGGTGAAGTTCGCTGAGCTCTACTCGCCGCACTTCATGCACCAGGTTCTCATCAAGAAGGGCTCGATAGTCGAGCTCATGAAGAACGAGTTCTACTACTGGAGGAACCCCGACAAGGACGGGAGGGACATCATAATCATCACCGGCGATCAGCAGGTTCCCCCAACGGACAGCCCCGGCCACTATGAAGTCGTCGGCAAGATGCTTGACTTCGTGAGTGAGTTCGGTGTGAGGGAGATAATCACCATGGGCGGCTACCAGGTGCCGGAGCTTCAGGGAGAGCCGAGGGTTTTAGCGGCGGTAACCCACGAGGAGCTCGTGAAGCACTATCAAGAGAAGCTCGAAGGCTGCCAGGTGGAGATTATCTGGAGAGAAGACGAGGGAGGAGCCATAGTCGGTGCCGCCGGTTTGCTCCTCGGCATGGGCAAGCTCCGCTCGATGTACGGTATAAGCCTGCTCGGAGAGAGCCTGGGCTACATAGTGGACGCAAAAGCAGCGAAGTCGGTTCTCTTGGCAGTTACAAGGGTACTCGGCATAGAGCTTGACATGACTGCCCTTGAGGAGCGCGCCAGGGAGACGGAGGAGATACTCAGGAAGGTCCAGGAGATGCAGAGGGCAATGCTCGAACAGCAGATGCCCCCCACACCCGAGGAAGAGGACAGGGGCTACCTCTGA
- a CDS encoding 50S ribosomal protein L44e, which yields MKYPKQIRTYCPFCKKHTIHKVEKVKKRPRSELSQGQRRFRRIMKGYRGFPRPNPAGREKPVKKLDLRFRCTVCGKAHTRGQGFRVKKFELVEV from the coding sequence ATGAAGTATCCGAAGCAGATAAGGACTTATTGTCCGTTTTGCAAGAAGCACACCATACACAAGGTCGAGAAGGTCAAGAAGAGGCCGAGGAGCGAGCTCAGCCAGGGTCAGAGAAGGTTCAGAAGGATCATGAAGGGTTACCGCGGTTTCCCGAGGCCGAACCCTGCCGGAAGGGAGAAGCCGGTCAAGAAGCTCGACCTCAGGTTCAGGTGCACCGTCTGCGGCAAGGCCCACACCAGGGGACAGGGCTTCCGTGTTAAGAAGTTCGAGCTGGTGGAGGTGTGA
- a CDS encoding HTH domain-containing protein yields MAEVELVFKVLKEAGRPLKSKEIAELAGIDKKEVDKAIKVLKKEGKIISPKRCYYAPAE; encoded by the coding sequence ATGGCCGAGGTTGAACTCGTGTTCAAGGTTCTGAAGGAGGCTGGGAGGCCCCTCAAGAGCAAGGAGATAGCGGAGCTCGCGGGGATTGACAAAAAGGAAGTTGACAAAGCCATCAAGGTTCTCAAGAAAGAGGGGAAGATAATCTCTCCAAAGCGCTGCTACTACGCCCCTGCGGAGTGA
- a CDS encoding PDGLE domain-containing protein — protein sequence MRWVVKGLLVIAVVLAVVLPLASSNPDGLEATMEKVGLTESPVYEAPLDYGETWGQSFTMGLLGIGLTFAAGYGLAKLARRG from the coding sequence ATGAGGTGGGTCGTAAAGGGTCTTCTCGTGATAGCCGTTGTGCTGGCCGTGGTGCTTCCCCTCGCTTCCAGCAATCCCGACGGACTGGAGGCGACGATGGAGAAGGTAGGCCTTACCGAGAGTCCAGTCTACGAGGCCCCCCTTGACTACGGTGAAACGTGGGGCCAGAGCTTTACAATGGGGCTCCTCGGGATAGGGCTGACGTTTGCGGCCGGCTACGGTTTGGCAAAGCTCGCCAGGAGGGGCTGA